In a genomic window of Clavelina lepadiformis chromosome 7, kaClaLepa1.1, whole genome shotgun sequence:
- the LOC143466021 gene encoding mRNA-decapping enzyme 1A-like, with protein sequence MMFSEMEKNVILRTLRRHNPFISHIIDFASQVEAYKHNLNTQTEELIAEGTLFVYSSYVRPYYGFIVLNPLNQKSLFEPVQYSCMEFFNLESHSLKYTRYDNMTFEHCLSFANKGDGNRIGHLLLHLMEHEEDDAKEKQDLAYRTQHFGIYEIDSDEEFEEDILEEVD encoded by the exons ATGATGTTTTCTGAAATGGAAAAGAACGTTATTTTGAGAACACTTCGCCGTCATAATCCATTTATTTCACACATCATAGATTTTGCAAGTCAAGTGGAAGCTTACAAGCACAATTTAAATACACAAACG gAGGAATTAATCGCAGAGGGGACGTTATTTGTGTATTCAAG CTATGTTCGTCCCTACTATGGGTTCATTGTACTGAACCCATTGAATCAAAAGAGTTTGTTTGAACCAGTTCAATATTCTTGTATGGAGTTCTTCAATCTAGAAAGTCATAGCCTGAAATACACAAGATATGATA ATATGACATTCGAACATTGTTTAAGTTTCGCAAACAAAGGAGATGGTAATCGAATTGGTCACCTTTTACTTCA TCTAATGGAACACGAAGAAGACGATGCCAAGGAAAAACAAGATTTGGCATATCGAACACAACATTTTGGGATCTATGAAATAGATAGCGATGAAGAGTTCGAGGAAGACATTCTGGAAGAAGTGGATTAA